One window of Mycoplasma cottewii genomic DNA carries:
- a CDS encoding potassium channel family protein yields MAGKQSFAFIGISNFALSMISSLVEKRQSVKVFDFDEHKMNLYLSEFSTVDSAVINSTNKKALEKEGIQSYDAVIVSIGDVEDSLATVLNLIDLECKKIIVRARDENQKRILLALGLSENQIVIPDKVAGKITATRILFNIDFDLDVQTIDNEFVSSTLEVSNPDIFDKTIQEIGLSANKDFNIIQIKHKGKIILPDDYTELREGDLLLVFAKNTIINMLAKKVQGEDDEDEV; encoded by the coding sequence ATGGCAGGAAAACAAAGCTTTGCATTTATTGGTATTTCTAATTTTGCACTATCTATGATTTCATCATTAGTTGAAAAACGTCAATCAGTAAAAGTATTTGATTTTGATGAACATAAAATGAATTTATATCTTTCTGAATTTAGCACAGTTGATTCGGCTGTTATAAACTCAACAAATAAAAAAGCCTTAGAAAAAGAAGGAATTCAGTCTTATGATGCAGTAATTGTATCCATTGGAGATGTTGAAGATTCACTAGCAACTGTTTTAAACTTAATAGATTTAGAATGTAAAAAAATCATAGTAAGAGCAAGAGATGAAAACCAAAAAAGAATTTTATTAGCTCTAGGATTAAGTGAAAATCAAATTGTTATTCCAGATAAAGTTGCAGGAAAAATTACAGCAACTAGAATTCTATTTAACATTGATTTTGATCTTGATGTTCAAACTATCGATAATGAATTTGTTTCATCAACTCTTGAAGTATCTAACCCTGATATTTTTGATAAAACAATTCAAGAAATCGGACTATCAGCTAATAAAGACTTTAATATTATTCAAATTAAACATAAAGGAAAAATTATCTTACCTGATGATTACACTGAATTAAGAGAAGGTGACTTATTATTAGTATTTGCTAAAAATACAATCATTAATATGTTAGCTAAAAAAGTTCAAGGTGAAGATGACGAAGATGAAGTATAA
- a CDS encoding TrkH family potassium uptake protein: MFKKDNNQKEAKLNKSSNSKKSFFKRIKSNKHNFFIKFKESWPLSKTSGKIFLIYLCVVLIGGFLLSIPGFALTSQADSKYNWDYLTGLFTASSGFSDTGLTVIDVSHSYTFWGQFILLILIEFGGIGVLTFKIVLFLLINKKISISDTMVAQSERGSTITSSTIQLIKDGFIWLTIVQIFSAFILFFLFFFNEPAMSNNGVNLETVSPFHDFWRSLWFAVFHSTSAVNNAGFDIISPNSLQPYNTIDHKVYSIQIIFMLEWIIGGLGYPTFHDIKRKIQARKTGQKVKFSLFTKLSFWVYLTLFIFGPLLVLSTEYSNYDNSLIFNNVDSNLNKTIKPFNEVFMDVLFNTTASRNAGFSTINMSNFNPSSKFILSVLMFIGSAPSSTAGGIRTTTFAILLLSTLSIIKNRNYTSAFKKTIPEATVRRSHATFFISTFLIFISVFTIYIDSNKVFLGTNDKGTISEILLLICSAFGTVGLSPLTHHDMYKLGATTKILIILVMFIGQLGVSNTLLVFLKPARQKALKFLDEDVTIG, encoded by the coding sequence ATGTTTAAAAAAGATAACAATCAAAAAGAAGCAAAACTAAATAAATCAAGCAACTCTAAAAAATCTTTTTTTAAAAGAATTAAATCAAATAAACATAATTTTTTTATAAAGTTTAAAGAGTCGTGACCACTTTCTAAAACTTCTGGAAAGATCTTTTTAATTTATCTTTGTGTTGTTTTAATTGGTGGATTTTTACTTTCTATTCCTGGTTTTGCACTAACTAGTCAAGCAGATAGTAAATATAATTGAGATTATTTAACAGGATTATTTACTGCTTCAAGTGGTTTTAGTGATACTGGATTAACTGTGATTGATGTTTCACATTCTTATACTTTTTGAGGGCAATTTATTTTACTAATTTTAATTGAATTTGGCGGTATTGGGGTTTTAACTTTTAAAATAGTTTTATTTTTACTTATAAATAAAAAAATATCTATTTCTGATACTATGGTTGCTCAATCAGAAAGAGGAAGTACAATTACAAGTTCAACTATTCAATTAATTAAAGATGGTTTTATTTGATTAACTATTGTGCAAATATTTTCAGCATTTATATTATTTTTCTTATTCTTTTTCAACGAACCTGCAATGTCAAATAATGGCGTAAATCTTGAAACAGTTTCTCCATTTCATGATTTTTGAAGATCATTATGATTTGCTGTGTTTCATTCAACAAGTGCAGTAAACAATGCAGGTTTTGATATTATTTCACCTAACTCACTTCAACCTTATAACACAATTGATCATAAAGTTTATTCTATTCAAATTATTTTCATGTTAGAGTGAATTATTGGTGGATTAGGTTATCCAACATTTCATGATATTAAAAGAAAAATACAAGCAAGAAAAACAGGTCAAAAAGTTAAATTTAGTTTATTTACTAAATTAAGTTTTTGAGTTTATTTAACATTATTTATATTCGGTCCTTTACTAGTCTTATCAACTGAATATTCTAATTATGATAATTCATTAATTTTTAATAATGTCGATAGTAATTTAAATAAAACTATTAAGCCATTTAATGAAGTGTTTATGGATGTTTTATTTAATACAACTGCTTCTCGTAATGCGGGATTTTCAACTATTAATATGTCTAATTTTAATCCAAGTTCAAAATTCATTTTATCTGTATTAATGTTTATTGGATCAGCTCCAAGTTCAACTGCAGGAGGAATCAGAACAACAACTTTTGCAATTCTTTTATTATCAACTTTATCAATTATTAAAAATAGAAATTATACTAGTGCATTTAAAAAGACAATTCCAGAAGCAACAGTTAGAAGAAGTCATGCAACATTTTTCATTTCTACGTTCTTAATTTTCATTTCAGTATTTACAATTTATATAGATTCTAATAAAGTATTTTTAGGTACAAATGATAAAGGTACAATTAGTGAAATTTTATTATTAATATGTAGTGCTTTTGGTACGGTTGGATTAAGTCCTTTAACTCATCATGATATGTACAAATTAGGTGCAACTACTAAGATATTAATAATTTTAGTAATGTTTATAGGACAATTAGGAGTATCTAATACTTTATTAGTATTTTTAAAACCAGCAAGACAAAAAGCATTGAAATTTTTAGATGAAGATGTAACTATAGGATAG
- a CDS encoding bifunctional 5,10-methylenetetrahydrofolate dehydrogenase/5,10-methenyltetrahydrofolate cyclohydrolase, which yields MIILDGKKVAEQRRELLKEEINKLIINNKRVPKLVVILVGDDESSKVYVSHKTRACRLVGIDSETLKLDANISKQELYKIIDKLNNDPTVDGVLLQLPLPDWFDEESYLQAIDVSKDVDGFHYMNQGKMLQNYDTIYPCTPLGVINLLKAYDIEIKHKDITMVGTSNIVGKPLAIMLSNMGATVTMCNKNTVDITKYTKNSDIVISATGQKFIIKKDMIKQDAVVVDVGIIRDTATNKLVGDVDFENVKDLTSYITPVPGGVGPMTVVTLLENTLKLYKRHEGE from the coding sequence ATGATCATTTTAGATGGTAAGAAAGTTGCAGAACAAAGAAGAGAATTATTAAAAGAAGAAATTAATAAATTAATTATTAATAATAAAAGAGTACCTAAATTAGTAGTTATTTTAGTTGGAGATGATGAATCATCAAAAGTTTATGTTTCTCATAAAACTAGAGCTTGTAGACTAGTTGGAATTGATTCAGAAACTTTAAAATTAGATGCTAATATTTCTAAACAAGAGTTATATAAAATTATTGATAAACTAAATAATGATCCAACTGTTGATGGAGTTTTACTACAATTACCACTACCTGATTGATTTGATGAAGAAAGTTATCTTCAAGCAATTGATGTAAGTAAAGATGTTGATGGTTTTCATTATATGAATCAAGGTAAAATGCTTCAAAATTATGACACAATCTATCCGTGCACTCCACTTGGTGTAATCAATTTATTAAAAGCTTATGATATAGAAATAAAACATAAAGATATTACAATGGTAGGAACTTCAAATATCGTAGGAAAACCTTTAGCTATTATGTTATCTAATATGGGTGCTACAGTTACTATGTGTAATAAAAATACTGTTGATATTACAAAATATACTAAAAATTCAGATATCGTAATTTCAGCAACTGGTCAAAAATTTATTATTAAAAAAGATATGATAAAACAAGATGCAGTTGTTGTTGATGTAGGTATTATAAGAGATACAGCTACTAACAAACTAGTTGGTGATGTTGATTTTGAAAATGTAAAAGATTTAACAAGTTATATAACTCCAGTTCCTGGAGGAGTAGGTCCAATGACAGTTGTAACACTTTTAGAAAATACATTAAAACTATACAAAAGACATGAAGGAGAATAA